The DNA region CACCCAGGGCGAAATCCACTCGCTGGTCTATGACCAAGTGGGCCTGAACCTGGCCTGGAAGACCCGGCGCATCAAGGGCCAGGTGTGCGATGTGGCCCTGGCCGACCTGAACAACGACGGCAACAAGCAGTTGTGCGTTCTTATCAACACCTTCGCGGGCTACGGCTACGGCAACCGCAAGACCATGGTCCTGGCCTACGATCTGAATCTGCAATAACGGGCGGCCGCCCGGCCGCCCGCAACCATACGCATTTCAAGGAGAGAGTGATGCGAAAACCGACGACCGCGCTGGTCTCGTGCTTGGTCCTGGTCTGCCTTCTGGCGGTCCCGGCACTGGCCGGAACCATGGTGACCTATGCCAACTTCCCGCCCCCCAAGACCTTCCCCGCCGTCCAGATGGAGCGCTGGAAGACCGAGGTGGAAAAGCGCACGGGCGGCGAACTGACCGTCCAGACCTTCCCCGGCTCCACCCTGCTCGGCGCCAAGAACATGCTCCGCGGCGTGCAGACCGGACAGGCCGACATCGGCTGCATTTCAATCGCTTACTATCCCGGCGTGTTCCCCCTCATGTCCGCCGTCAACCTGCCCGTGGCCTTCACCTCCACCGAGGCGGCCAGCCTGACCATGTGGGACCTGTTCCTCAAGTACCAGCCCAAGGAATTCAAGGACGTCAAGGTCCTGACCATGTTCACCTCGGCTCCGTCCCAGATCATGAGCAAGGAGCCGGTGCGGACCCTGGCCGATCTCAAGGGCATGGAACTGCGCGCCTCCGGCTCCATCCTCCGTGTGCTGAACGGCCTGGGCGCCCGGGGCGTGGGAATGCCCATGTCCGAAACGCCTGAAGCCCTGCAAAAGGGCGTGGTCAAGGGCGTGGTCTCCTCCTTCGACGTGCTCAAGGATTTCAATTTCGCCGAAAGCTGCCGCCACGAAACCATCGCCAACCTGCCGGTATACCCCTTCGCCGTCATCATGAACAAGGCCAGGTGGGAATCCCTGCCCGACGATGTGAAGATGGTCCTCGACGACATGGCCCGCGAACAGGCCCAGTGGACCGGGCAGTACCTGGACAACCACATCAACGAATCCCTGGAGTGGGCCAGGGAGCAATATCAGGTGGAAGTCCACAAGCTCACGCCCGAAGAACACGCCGAGCTCAAGAAGCTGGGCGAACCGCTGGTCGAAGACTGGAAGGCGGACTGCGCCAAGGCCGGCATCGACGCCGAAGCCGTGCTCAAGGACCTGCTCGAGCTTCAGGCCAAGTACGAATCCCTGTAACTCCATATGGAACGCCCCCGCCGACACGCGGGGGCGTTCTTTTCGGGACCTCCCATGATACATTTCCTTGATCGCGCAAGCGAGCTGGTCGCCAGGGCTTTGGCCGTGCTGGCCGGTCTTTTTCTCGTCTCCATGATGCTCCTGGCCTGCGCCAACATGGTCCTGCGGGCCGTGTGGGTCCCGGTACAGGGGACCTTCGAACTGATGGGCTTTCTCGGCGCGGTGGTGGCCGCCTTTTCCCTGGCTTTCGCCCAGCGCCGCAAGGCGCACATCGCCGTGGGCATCCTGCTGTCGCGCTTCCCGGCCTGGTTCCGCCGCCTGGCCGATGCGGCCACCAACGCCCTGTCCTGCGGTTTCTTCCTGCTGGCCGGAGTGGAAACCTGGAAATGGGCCAGCTTCCTGGTGCAGACGGGCGAAGTCTCCGAGACCCTGCAAATAGTCTATTACCCCTTCGTGTTCGCTTCCGCGGCCGGTTGCGTCGCCCTGGCTTTCGTACTGGCAGTGGACACGCTCAAGGCGCTTACCGAGGAGAAGGTGGCATAATGGATCCGATCACTGCGGGCATTCTCGGCACGCTCCTGCTTCTTGCGGCCATCTTCCTTTTCCGCATTCCCGTGGCGTTCGCCATGGGCGTCATCGGTTTCGCCGGATTCGCCTATGTGCTCAACTGGAACGCGGCCAAGGGAATGCTCGGCACCGAACTGTGGAACGTCTTTTCGAACTACGGCCTGACCGTCATTCCCCTCTTCATCCTCATGGGGCAGATATGCTTCTATTCAGGGGTCAACGAGCGGCTCTACAAATCCGCCTACGCCTGGATGGGCCAGATTCGGGGCGGCATCGCCATGACGACGGTCCTGGCCTGCGCCGGATTCGCGGCCATCTGCGGCTCCAACTCGGCCACGGCCGCTACCATGTCCACCGTGGCCCTGCCCGAGATGAAGAAGTTCAAATACAACCCGATCCTGTCCACGGGGTCCGTGGCCGCGGGCGCGACCCTCGGCGTGGTCATCCCGCCCTCGGTGGTGCTCATCATCATCGGCCTGCAAACCGGCCAGTCCATCGCCGGCTTGTTCGTGGGCGGCATGATCCCCGGCATCCTGCTGACCGTCCTGTTCCTGGGCACCATCTGGTACCTGTGCAAGCGCCACCCGGAATGGGG from Desulfovibrio sp. Fe33 includes:
- a CDS encoding TRAP transporter small permease codes for the protein MIHFLDRASELVARALAVLAGLFLVSMMLLACANMVLRAVWVPVQGTFELMGFLGAVVAAFSLAFAQRRKAHIAVGILLSRFPAWFRRLADAATNALSCGFFLLAGVETWKWASFLVQTGEVSETLQIVYYPFVFASAAGCVALAFVLAVDTLKALTEEKVA
- a CDS encoding TRAP transporter substrate-binding protein, with the protein product MRKPTTALVSCLVLVCLLAVPALAGTMVTYANFPPPKTFPAVQMERWKTEVEKRTGGELTVQTFPGSTLLGAKNMLRGVQTGQADIGCISIAYYPGVFPLMSAVNLPVAFTSTEAASLTMWDLFLKYQPKEFKDVKVLTMFTSAPSQIMSKEPVRTLADLKGMELRASGSILRVLNGLGARGVGMPMSETPEALQKGVVKGVVSSFDVLKDFNFAESCRHETIANLPVYPFAVIMNKARWESLPDDVKMVLDDMAREQAQWTGQYLDNHINESLEWAREQYQVEVHKLTPEEHAELKKLGEPLVEDWKADCAKAGIDAEAVLKDLLELQAKYESL